The Zingiber officinale cultivar Zhangliang chromosome 2A, Zo_v1.1, whole genome shotgun sequence genomic sequence TTTACACAATATAAATATTCCTATATAAATAATTTGTTTGACTTTTTCTTTTCATGGTTTACCATATCAATCTGTCCATCTCGACTAACCTGATTGTATTGATTTGGACTGGTCTAGTAGGTGTATCTGATGCTATTGTCCTATTCAGGCTAACCACTCCATTTAATCTTGTCCGACCTGAGCAGCCATTTGGGCCAGTCACCTGACTTTCACAATTGGTTCATCTAACCCAACTAATGTGGCACTCTGAAATGACTCTACTAGTTTGTTTGGGTTGATCAATCCAACTGGACAAGCTTGCCTGTCTCAACCTATTCAACCAATCTGCCTGTCCCTACCAACCAAACTAGCCTGCCCCTCAACCAACCTGACCGGTCTGCCCAAGTTTTCTTGCACCATTGGCTTGTCCAACCCAAGCAGCCTAACACTCCTAACTAGCACAACTAATCTGTCTAATCTAATCGACCTGACTAACCTAACTAGCCCACCTATCCCAATCAAAGCAATTAGCCCACAGGGCTCATCTGACACTCCTAATCCATTTGCCTAGCTTGACCTAACTGACTCGATCAACTCACTAGGCCTGTCTGGTCTAACCAGTTTGTTTGACCCATTTGCTTGGTTTGGTTTGTCCATCGTAACTGGCTCGATCACCCTGCCCACCCCAATAGGTTCAACCGACCTGCTCACCTTGATCGGGCCAATCAGCTTGTCAGTCCAACCTGCTCTTGCAATCTGCTTAACCTGCCTAGCTCCCAATTGGTTAACCTAGTGGAACCAATGAATGTGGTATTTGAAGGATTAAATAACTACCTTTGAATTTAGAACAACTATTTCATGAGAATAAGTATTTGAAGGTTTTTTTTACAACCAAATAAAGGGATATTTATCCCATGGAAACCCTATGCACCATTAGTTGCTTTCTTATTGCCGTTGTCAGACCTAAATATCTAAAGCTTAGCAGGTTAAAGGTGAAGTGCTAAGCTCTGTTTTCCTATAGATGTACTTCCTTTTTCCTTGAATCTGAATTAGTTTTGTTTGGTATGATAACAGCCCCAAGCAATGTTTAAGGTCCTCCTTGAAGATCCACCAATGCCTGAAACATTGTCGAGTGAGGGCAAAGATTTTCTCCGACGTTGCTTTCATAGGAATCCTGCAGAGAGGCCAACTGCCAAAATGTTGCTTGACCATCCCTTTCTGCAAAATGCGAACCACTACAATCTTCATGGTTCTCTCCAGGCTTTTGCAGGGATTAAACTCGTGAGTCGCAGATCTTTTTTTCAATGAATAGTTCTACCTGCATATTCTTTAGAATGCTCCATAAATGTTTGTTCTGACAGGGTTATCCTAAAAACCCAAAAGATAAAGGCAACTCCAATAGCGAACCATGCATTAAAAGGAAACCGATCTTCAACGGGTAATccttttgtgaatttttaaagtaaaatctTTATCGTATCACATCATACTGGAAACAACTCTGATTTTACTTGTACTCACAGCAACAACAAACATTCTCACAAGGAGTTCCCTGAATCAGCTGCCTCCCATCTTTCTACTTGTTCCACTGCCAAGGTTTTTCCTAGTTTATCCCCTCCTCATTCAAGTTACACTGTGCCAGTTCGATCTGGTTCTTCAGCAAATACTCAGATTGAAGTGCAGTTCAATGTTGGCAATGTTCAATCCCGTGCATCCTTCAATCCTTTTGTGAAGGAGGACAAAAGTCACTTCTGATGTAGAGCCGCAATGCACCTGATGAAGAGGCTTATCTATTAAGAAGGATTTCCAAGTCTAAGGAAGGGAGTTGAAGAGGCTAATGTCATTTGAAGAATATTAGGATTCATCATAAGACTAACAATCAGTAACCTCAGAGCATCTGTTGAGCTAATGCTAAAAACGACCACATGATTCTTCTCCAAGTAAATACCAACCCCTAACCAATAAGGTTCGTCAAGTGTGAACTGGCTACATCCTCCGCACTGTGGGCAATGTTGGATGGGTACATGAAGCTCCATGTTGCAGTGTTGATCTTCATTGTTACAAGAAATCTTGTACTTGTACATCCAGTACATGGATGGGATAGGATGGGATGTGTCTCTAATGTGTATTTTTGTCGACATCAGGAATAAAGGTCAACACTGTGGATGTAAACCTCACATATTGTTGTACATCATCATTATATATACAATGTTGTCATGGTACAAGTACTGTGTTTTCTTGCCACCAAACATAGAGTTTTGCTTTATTTTCACCAAGGATTTCATTACTCGAATAAAATATGCCATAATCACATCATAGTTGATGAAAAGAATCTAGTGCCTTTCAAGTTTTGGGTTACATATGATCTCATGACATTCACCGAGTCTCCCATCATTGTTTCTGCAGTGGAGAAATCTTTAGATCAAGGCCTATGTTGACCCCATTAAAAGCTATTGGAGCATACATCCACAGTTCATCTGAGCTCAAGAGCTGCAACATGATCCCATTTATGAGTAAGATCGAAAAAGGACGCTCTTCTaattgttagttttggttttacTTACTTTTATTTGTAGCTGCAAAAACTTCACATAGTGGACAGCTTCCTCCAGCATTGTGCTAATGTCAACCTGTTTAATCATAAATGGCATCAATTAGATTACCAAGTTCGCTTTTTTTCGATACATTATGAAGTTGGAAATCAGTCTCTGAAGCTTACTTTAGTTCCATTAGGAACCAGGTTCTGTAAAATTCTCAGTCTCTCATTGATTCTTTCCCTCCTTTTCTGTATTCAAAATATAGTAGTTGGGAATAGAATATGTCGCAAGTAATAGCTTTTTCGCGAAGATATAATACCGATTTGTCAATGTTATGGAAAAAGAAAGAAGTGTTACCTTTGCATATAGACTCTGGGGATTAGTTGATGGTTCTTCTTGATCCTCTGAGATGCAGCTGCAAGAATTGAGAAAGTAAGTGTTGCCATTGTCGTTGCAGCCTTCCTCGACGCGGCTCCTAGTCCTCTTCGGGCCTCTCTTTGAAGTTCCACTCTTTTTCACCTACAATATTTTAATACGAGTCGAGTCATGTAAATCCATAATCAAGATCTTAAGCttgattttgaaaacaaaaatatATCAAACAAAAGCAAGTCAAGCCAGACAACATCTAGCAAAGGCCTGTCAACAAGACCCAGCTCCTTAGGCCATGAATACACACACAATTTTCATT encodes the following:
- the LOC122042617 gene encoding transcription factor bHLH84-like; amino-acid sequence: MAHSSEQDYRHDTGFRVPFVPWSPQFGYDGFDYLSESAMDCFMEGCQTPEPAISSTSAFEDLAHFICDDAISNEIVSAPLHDQMLKTKRSNKARVLSNVKKSGTSKRGPKRTRSRVEEGCNDNGNTYFLNSCSCISEDQEEPSTNPQSLYAKKRRERINERLRILQNLVPNGTKVDISTMLEEAVHYVKFLQLQIKLLSSDELWMYAPIAFNGVNIGLDLKISPLQKQ